The following proteins come from a genomic window of Trifolium pratense cultivar HEN17-A07 linkage group LG4, ARS_RC_1.1, whole genome shotgun sequence:
- the LOC123881630 gene encoding salicylic acid-binding protein 2-like isoform X1 has translation MSTENLIDRKHYVLVHGACHGAWCWYKVKPLLESAGHLVTVLDLAASGTNLKKIEDVNTLSEYSEPLLQLLATIPPNEKVILVGHSLGGLNIALAMEKFPEKVAVGVFLTAFAPDTEHAASYVLEKQIESYPADARLDSEYFQSGNKTAMSFGPKVLSSKLYQQSSIENGIWQDLELAKILSRPGSLFMEDLTQQKNLFTKQGYGSVPLAFIVCDDDLAITLKFQHWMIQNAGINDVFEIKDTDHMAMLCKPQELCDSLNQISIKYA, from the exons ATGAGTACTGAAAATTTAATAGATAGGAAACATTATGTTCTTGTACATGGTGCATGCCATGGCGCTTGGTGTTGGTACAAGGTCAAACCACTCTTAGAATCTGCTGGTCACCTTGTTACAGTACTTGACCTTGCAGCTTCTGGAACTAACTTGAAGAAAATTGAAGATGTTAATACACTTTCAGAATACTCTGAACCTTTGTTGCAGCTATTGGCGACAATTCCACCAAATGAAAAGGTGATTCTTGTTGGTCATAGCCTTGGAGGACTTAACATAGCTCTTGCAATGGAAAAGTTTCCAGAAAAAGTAGCTGTTGGTGTTTTCTTAACAGCTTTTGCTCCTGACACTGAACACGCTGCATCTTATGTACTGGAAAAG CAAATTGAAAGTTACCCGGCGGATGCACGGTTAGACTCTGAATACTTCCAGAGTGGAAACAAAACAGCAATGTCATTTGGTCCCAAAGTCTTGTCCAGTAAGCTCTATCAACAATCCTCCATTGAG aatGGGATTTGGCAGGATCTTGAATTGGCCAAGATTTTATCGAGGCCAGGGTCCCTCTTTATGGAAGACTTGACTCAGCAAAAGAACTTATTCACTAAACAGGGTTATGGGTCAGTTCCACTTGCTTTTATTGTTTGCGATGATGACCTTGCAATTACATTGAAATTTCAACACTGGATGATCCAAAATGCTGGGATTAATGATGTATTCGAGATCAAAGACACAGATCATATGGCTATGCTTTGCAAGCCACAAGAACTATGTGATTCTCTCAATCAGATATCTATTAAATACGCATGA
- the LOC123881633 gene encoding dof zinc finger protein DOF3.4-like: MPSSDSGESRRSTQPQNRPGPGAPGPEKENLPCPRCDSTNTKFCYYNNYNYSQPRHFCKGCRRYWTQGGTLRDIPVGGGTRKNAKRSRTQHNAVTSSSSCSVVSSAPEHHHQYQSMTPISAVHGGTMPFCGSSVVEGDGKQNMSVSGSFTSLLNNSNTQQGNSGGLLALGGFGLGLGQGLDEMGFGIGGGRTGWGFPGMVDGSNIGGVPVVSSNLWQLEGGEGGFVGGGDHYFSWPGLAISTPVNGLK, from the coding sequence ATGCCATCTTCGGATTCCGGTGAGAGCCGTCGATCAACCCAACCACAAAACCGTCCAGGTCCGGGAGCACCTGGACCTGAGAAAGAGAATCTACCATGTCCTCGTTGTGATTCAACCAACACTAAGTTCTGTTACTATAACAACTATAACTACTCTCAGCCACGCCATTTCTGTAAGGGTTGTCGCCGCTACTGGACTCAGGGAGGTACTCTCCGTGACATTCCAGTCGGCGGAGGTACCCGGAAAAATGCCAAGCGCTCCCGAACTCAGCACAATGCGGTGACCTCCTCTTCTTCCTGCTCTGTGGTTAGTTCAGCACCGGAGCACCACCACCAGTATCAATCAATGACACCCATCTCCGCCGTACACGGTGGCACTATGCCATTCTGTGGTAGTAGTGTTGTTGAGGGTGATGGAAAACAGAACATGAGTGTTTCTGGGAGCTTCACTTCATTGCTGAACAACAGCAATACTCAACAAGGGAACTCTGGAGGATTGCTTGCTTTAGGTGGatttgggcttgggcttggacAGGGGCTTGATGAAATGGGCTTTGGGATTGGTGGGGGGAGGACTGGTTGGGGTTTTCCAGGAATGGTGGATGGATCAAACATTGGTGGTGTGCCTGTTGTGTCTTCAAACTTATGGCAGTTAGAAGGTGGTGAAGGTGGTtttgttggtggtggtgatcATTATTTCTCATGGCCTGGACTTGCAATTTCAACACCAGTAAATGGACTCAAATGA
- the LOC123881634 gene encoding GDSL esterase/lipase At2g23540, with protein MKTMALKCYNMLVLLFLLVNMSFYGNIVAQKNGLGASFIFGDSLVDAGNNNYLSTLSKANIPPNGIDFKASGGNPTGRYTNGRTIGDLVGEELGQPNYAVPFLAPNATGKSILYGVNYASGGGGILNATGRIFVNRIGMDVQIDYFTITRKQIDKLLGASKARDFIMKESIFSITVGANDFLNNYLLPVLSVGARISQSPDAFVDDMINHFRAQLTRLYKLDARKFVIGNVGPIGCIPYQKTINQLNEDECVDLANKLAIQYNGRLKDMLAELNDNLPGATFVLANVYDLVMELIKNYDKYGFTTSSKACCGNGGQFAGIIPCGPTSSICNDRYKHVFWDPYHPSEASNIIIAKQLLDGDKRYISPVNLRQLRDL; from the exons ATGAAAACTATGGCATTGAAGTGTTATAACATGTTGGTCCTTCTATTTTTGCTTGTGAATATGAGCTTTTATGGAAATATTGTAGCTCAAAAAAATGGCTTAGGAGCTTCTTTCATCTTTGGAGACTCTTTGGTGGATGCAGGAAACAATAACTATCTTTCAACTCTTTCTAAGGCAAACATTCCTCCTAATGGAATCGATTTTAAAGCTTCCGGAGGAAACCCTACTGGCCGTTACACCAATGGAAGAACCATTGGTGATCTAGTAg GAGAGGAATTGGGACAACCAAACTATGCTGTCCCATTTTTAGCTCCAAATGCAACTGGAAAATCAATACTCTATGGAGTTAATTATGCTTCAGGAGGAGGAGGAATTCTTAATGCAACTGGAAGAATATTT GTGAATAGGATAGGAATGGATGTTCAAATAGATTACTTCACCATAACAAGAAAACAAATTGACAAACTTCTTGGTGCATCCAAAGCAAGAGATTTCATAATGAAGGAATCAATTTTCTCCATCACTGTTGGAGCCAATGATTTTCTCAACAATTATCTTCTCCCGGTTCTTTCCGTTGGAGCAAGAATTTCTCAGAGCCCAGATGCTTTCGTAGACGATATGATTAATCATTTCAGGGCCCAACTCACG AGACTTTACAAATTGGATGCTAGAAAGTTTGTGATAGGCAATGTTGGTCCAATAGGATGTATACCTTACCAAAAGACTATCAATCAATTGAATGAAGATGAATGTGTGGATTTAGCTAATAAACTTGCAATTCAATACAATGGTCGATTGAAGGATATGCTTGCTGAGCTAAATGATAATCTCCCTGGAGCCACATTTGTCCTTGCAAATGTCTATGATTTAGTCATGGAActcattaaaaattatgataaataTG GATTCACAACATCAAGTAAAGCATGCTGTGGAAATGGAGGGCAATTTGCTGGGATAATTCCATGTGGACCAACTTCAAGTATATGCAATGATAGATACAAGCATGTGTTTTGGGATCCATACCATCCAAGTGAGGCTTCTAACATAATCATAGCCAAGCAGCTACTTGATGGAGACAAGAGATACATATCTCCTGTCAATCTTAGACAACTGAGGGATCTTTAA
- the LOC123881629 gene encoding uncharacterized protein LOC123881629 has protein sequence MLLPCELRQLVSPKMSPAGELRWLCRIIDDSLNPYTEPQAFIPTSQKNEKEILIASSQVIRKIQLRIREFDSDSNKEELRGSEQHCSGHQCLLKILTKLVNLLTVKSEFVQHVAVNALVLISEFVFTTGNNWDDFIHFLCVSLEMAFTRMLSCLHENHKFDSPDVDFMLQHGLRSCDWSTVAGIVGVLRVICKHLKEDYDDELVKVYFDSVNSCLLKMPWNLLDECWSCDIASMKKGVTVNQPCLNNFSAMDLGSRFLGTFLQLLCTLVDRDNFVETGCDSANKHPLFVTIMNLVPRLVKWCLPKQEDSAETCISHYMKHKLLILMTRLGSLMCLDSSDYFSWLEILHSYFQELLLQPLTQFMSDEGDCLEGSPFLLTLSDGEAYGSSSSHLQRQAIFLLLDCSVNLISQRGSKENHSDFSTLSSCFTNNPDPEHDHLCIKKGLLELYKWVQEHLPSEVSINHENYSEICMNFMSSFLQLYLREDDLLFEVLLQLLSISSLQQQFGRKGVAYQDVKRDFPFDLSEIFNPFHLFHLFLSEIHYDHQVLLDYLISKDTGISCAKYLLRCMHLICNSWKLFVEFPSSGELLNQSSCKRRKLLGDGLQFVADETPSSVDNNGSIELNIKNFKADFKHRNIEQFKKAAECLLSLNNSIGNLHQKSLFPYNPEVLLRRLRKFQELCCQEKLFDGQKT, from the exons ATGCTTCTCCCGTGCGAGCTTAGACAACTAGTGAGCCCAAAAATGTCTCCGGCCGGTGAACTACGGTGGCTCTGCCGCATAATCGACGACTCTCTCAACCCTTACACA GAACCACAAGCATTCATTCCGACGAGCCAAAAGAACGAGAAGGAAATTCTCATCGCTTCTTCTCAG GTTATAAGAAAAATTCAGCTGCGGATTCGTGAATTTGATTCTGATTCGAATAAAGAGGAATTGCGCGGTTCGGAGCAGCATTGTTCCGGTCATCAATGTCTGCTGAAAATCTTAACCAAATTG GTGAATTTGTTAACTGTTAAGAGTGAATTTGTTCAACATGTTGCTGTTAACGCTCTTGTTTTAATTTCGGAATTCGTGTTCACTACG GGGAACAATTGGGAtgatttcattcattttttgtgtgtttCGTTGGAAATGGCTTTTACTAGAATGCTCTCGTGTTTGCATGAAAATCATAAGTTTGATTCTCCTGATGTTGATTTCATGCTGCAACATGGGCTGAGGAGTTGTGATTGGTCGACTGTCGCTGGTATTGTTGGAGTGCTTCGTGTTATATGTAAACATTTGAAGGAGGACTATGATGATGAACTTGTCAAAGTGTATTTTGACTCTGTTAATTCTTGTCTTTTGAAAATGCCTTGGAATTTGTTGGATGAGTGTTGGAGTTGTGACATTGCTAGCATGAAGAAAGGCGTGACAGTGAATCAACCGTGTCTCAATAATTTCAGTGCTATGGATCTTGGAAGCAGATTTCTTGGGACTTTTCTCCAGTTACTATGCACTTTGGTTGACCGGGATAATTTTGTGGAAACCGGTTGTGATTCTGCCAACAAACATCCACTATTTGTCACAATAATGAATCTTGTACCTAGACTTGTAAAGTGGTGTCTCCCCAAGCAAGAAGATAGCGCTGAGACTTGCATCAGCCATTACATGAAACATAAATTGCTG ATTCTGATGACCAGGCTTGGCTCACTCATGTGTCTGGACAGTTCAGACTATTTTTCTTGGCTTGAAATCCTTCATAGCTACTTTCAAGAGCTTTTGCTACAACCTTTAACTCAATTTATGTCTGATGAAGGTGATTGTCTGGAAGGCTCTCCATTTTTATTGACTTTGTCTGATGGAGAAGCATATGGGTCGTCTTCCAGCCACCTACAAAGACAAGCCATTTTCCTCTTACTGGATTGTTCTGTCAATTTGATCAGTCAAAGAGGATCAAAGGAAAACCATAGTGATTTTTCAACTTTAAGCTCATGTTTTACTAACAACCCAGATCCGGAGCATGATCACTTATGTATAAAAAAGGGATTACTAGAGCTTTACAAGTGGGTTCAAGAACATCTTCCAAGTGAGGTCTCTATCAACCATGAAAACTACTCCGAGATATGTATGAACTTCATGTCATCTTTTCTCCAGCTATATCTTCGTGAG GATGATCTATTGTTTGAAGTGCTTTTGCAATTGCTTAGCATTTCATCTCTCCAGCAACA GTTTGGAAGAAAAGGTGTTGCATATCAAGATGTAAAAAGAGATTTTCCTTTTGATCTGTCTGaaatttttaatccttttcacCTTTTCCACCTGTTTCTTTCCGAG ATACATTATGATCATCAAGTGCTTCTTGACTATCTCATTTCAAAAGATACTGGAATTAGCTGTGCTAAATATCTTCTGAG ATGCATGCATTTGATATGCAACTCATGGAAATTATTTGTGGAATTTCCATCATCTGGAGAACTTTTAAATCAATCATCTTGCAAGAGAAGAAAACTTTTAGGGGATGGTCTACAGTTTGTTGCAGATGAAACACCTTCTTCAGTTGACAATAACGGAAGTATTGAATTGAATATCAAGAATTTTAAGGCTGACTTCAAGCACCGTAATATTGAACAATTCAAGAAAGCTGCAGAATGTTTACTATCTTTGAACAATTCCATTGGAAATCTTCATCAAAAGAGCCTGTTTCCATATAATCCTGAAGTGCTTCTGAGACG TCTAAGAAAATTTCAAGAGTTATGCTGCCAGGAAAAGTTATTCGACGGACAGAAAACTTGA
- the LOC123881630 gene encoding salicylic acid-binding protein 2-like isoform X2 → MSTENLIDRKHYVLVHGACHGAWCWYKVKPLLESAGHLVTVLDLAASGTNLKKIEDVNTLSEYSEPLLQLLATIPPNEKVILVGHSLGGLNIALAMEKFPEKVAVGVFLTAFAPDTEHAASYVLEKQIESYPADARLDSEYFQSGNKTAMSFGPKVLSSKLYQQSSIEDLELAKILSRPGSLFMEDLTQQKNLFTKQGYGSVPLAFIVCDDDLAITLKFQHWMIQNAGINDVFEIKDTDHMAMLCKPQELCDSLNQISIKYA, encoded by the exons ATGAGTACTGAAAATTTAATAGATAGGAAACATTATGTTCTTGTACATGGTGCATGCCATGGCGCTTGGTGTTGGTACAAGGTCAAACCACTCTTAGAATCTGCTGGTCACCTTGTTACAGTACTTGACCTTGCAGCTTCTGGAACTAACTTGAAGAAAATTGAAGATGTTAATACACTTTCAGAATACTCTGAACCTTTGTTGCAGCTATTGGCGACAATTCCACCAAATGAAAAGGTGATTCTTGTTGGTCATAGCCTTGGAGGACTTAACATAGCTCTTGCAATGGAAAAGTTTCCAGAAAAAGTAGCTGTTGGTGTTTTCTTAACAGCTTTTGCTCCTGACACTGAACACGCTGCATCTTATGTACTGGAAAAG CAAATTGAAAGTTACCCGGCGGATGCACGGTTAGACTCTGAATACTTCCAGAGTGGAAACAAAACAGCAATGTCATTTGGTCCCAAAGTCTTGTCCAGTAAGCTCTATCAACAATCCTCCATTGAG GATCTTGAATTGGCCAAGATTTTATCGAGGCCAGGGTCCCTCTTTATGGAAGACTTGACTCAGCAAAAGAACTTATTCACTAAACAGGGTTATGGGTCAGTTCCACTTGCTTTTATTGTTTGCGATGATGACCTTGCAATTACATTGAAATTTCAACACTGGATGATCCAAAATGCTGGGATTAATGATGTATTCGAGATCAAAGACACAGATCATATGGCTATGCTTTGCAAGCCACAAGAACTATGTGATTCTCTCAATCAGATATCTATTAAATACGCATGA
- the LOC123881631 gene encoding zinc finger protein ZAT11-like — translation MKRQRDERVGNIDLANCVILLSHPKEAKHKKHFGPVDFECTTCNRKFSSFQALGGHRASHKKPKLESTKLKLQSQTLGLMNKPKIHGCYICGKQFSIGQALGGHMRRHRIAINKGYCLVKKNKVVGKVPILKRSNSKRIMCLDLNLTPLQNDLKLLFGNMAPKVDSFV, via the coding sequence ATGAAAAGACAGAGAGATGAAAGAGTAGGGAACATAGATTTGGCAAATTGTGTAATTCTACTCTCTCATCCCAAAGAAGCCAAACATAAGAAACATTTTGGTCCTGTTGATTTTGAGTGCACCACATGCAACCGCAAGTTCTCTTCGTTTCAAGCACTTGGTGGTCATAGGGCTAGTCACAAGAAACCCAAACTAGAAAGCACAAAACTCAAATTACAGTCCCAAACTTTGGGTTTGATGAATAAGCCTAAAATTCATGGGTGCTACATTTGTGGTAAACAATTTTCAATTGGTCAAGCTTTGGGAGGACATATGAGAAGGCATAGAATTGCCATCAATAAAGGGTATTGTTTGGTGAAGAAAAATAAGGTTGTTGGAAAAGTCCCAATATTAAAAAGATCGAATAGTAAGAGGATTATGTGTTTGGACTTGAACTTAACACCTTTGCAAAATGACTTGAAGTTATTGTTTGGAAATATGGCACCTAAAGTTGATTCGTTTGTCTGA
- the LOC123881632 gene encoding dof zinc finger protein DOF3.4-like, which produces MPSSDSGESRRSTKPQNRPGPGAPAPEQENLPCPRCDSTNTKFCYYNNYNYSQPRYFCKGCRRYWTQGGTLRDIPVGGGNRKNAKRSRTQHIAVTSSSSSSAVTSAPEHRHYQSMTPISAVQGGSFPYGGNVDDEGKQNTSVSGSFTSLLNNSNTQGNFLALGGFGFGLGQGLEEMSFGIGRSGWGFPGMVAGSNIGGVPVVPSNSWQLEGGEGGFVGGDYYFSWPGLAISTPVNGLK; this is translated from the coding sequence ATGCCATCTTCAGACTCCGGTGAGAGCCGCCGATCAACCAAACCACAAAACCGTCCAGGTCCAGGAGCACCTGCACCTGAGCAAGAGAATCTACCATGTCCTCGTTGTGATTCAACCAACACTAAATTCTGTTACTACAACAACTACAACTACTCTCAGCCACGCTATTTCTGTAAAGGTTGTCGCCGCTACTGGACTCAAGGAGGTACTCTCCGTGACATCCCCGTCGGCGGAGGTAACCGCAAAAACGCCAAGCGCTCCAGAACTCAGCACATTGCGGTgacttcctcttcttcttcgtcAGCCGTAACTTCTGCACCGGAGCACCGCCACTATCAATCAATGACACCCATCTCCGCCGTACAAGGAGGTTCTTTTCCGTACGGTGGAAATGTTGACGATGAAGGAAAACAGAACACGAGTGTTTCTGGGAGCTTCACTTCATTGCTGAACAACAGCAACACTCAAGGGAACTTTCTTGCTTTAGGTGGATTTGGATTTGGGCTTGGACAAGGGCTTGAAGAAATGAGCTTTGGAATTGGGAGATCCGGTTGGGGTTTTCCAGGAATGGTGGCTGGATCAAACATTGGTGGTGTGCCAGTTGTGCCTTCAAACTCATGGCAGTTAGAAGGTGGTGAAGGTGGTTTTGTTGGTGGtgattactatttctcttggccTGGACTTGCAATTTCAACACCAGTAAATGGACTCAAATGA